Part of the Polyangiaceae bacterium genome, GGAGGCGTCCGGTGAGCCCACGACGCTGCACCGCGACGCGCCAAAGGCCTGGGTCGCCGCGGGCAAGGACGCGGTGTTCGACCTGTGCGTCCAGCTGGCGACCCCTGGGTGCATCCCGACTCCCGGCCCGGACGATCCTCCGAAGAGCGTGATGGCGGCGGAGTACTGCGACCTCCAGTGGGACGAGACCGAGTCGCCCTACGTCCCCGTCGGCACTCTCACCTTCCCGGCGTCCGCCCAGGCCGATCTGAGCCAGCGCTTCCCGTGGTCGCCGCTGCAGTTCAACGCCTGGAACACCCTCCCGAGCATGCGCCCGCTCGGGCAGATCTTCCGCGCCCGCAAGCACGTCCACAAGGCGCACTCCGAGGTGCGCCTCACCCACATCTACGACGCCCAGCCGGGAGCGTTGGTGGACAAGGCCCCCTTTCGCGCGAGTGACGACTCGCACGCCCCTCGACCAGACGCCGAATAGACGAAAGCCCCGCTGCCGCTCTCGGCAACGGGGCTCGTCGCGACCCGAAGGCGCTCAACCCGCCTTCTTCTTCGCTTTCTTCTTGGCGGTCGCCTTGCCGCCCTTCTTGCCGGTCGAGGCCTTCTTCGCCGCCTTCTTGTCGTTGGTGACGGACGCGGTCTTCTTTTTGGCCTTCTTGCCGCCGGTGCTCGCCACGCCGGCGCCGCCCTGCTTCGCCGCCGAGCTGATCAAGAACTCCACCGAGTCCTTCTTCAGCCGGACCTTGTAGCCGGGGATGCCGTCCTTGAATTGGAAGCTGATCTCGGCGCCGCTCGAGCCGTTCTTGGTCTTCACCCGCGCGATGCGCGAGTCGCGCTGCATGATGCCGTCGGGTGACTCCATCACCTTCACGCCCGGCAGGACCACGGTGAAGCCGGTGGCGTTGACCGCGCCCTGGATCTTCGTGCCGGCCTTGTCGAGCCGCAGGCGGTGCACGACCGGCTCGTGCAGCTTGCCGTGGCCCCACGGCGACGCATCGCCGCCGGCCTTTTCGCCCTCGTCGCCGGACTCGCCGAAGACCTCGTCTTCCACCGCTGCGCTGGCGGCGGCCTTCTCCTTGGCCTCGGCGCCCTTGGCGTCTTCGGCCTCTTCGCCGCCTTCCGCGTCGTCGGCGGAGCCGGGGACCGCACCGAGCGGCGCGGGCTCCATGGTGGCCATCGGCGTCGGGCCGAAGAGCGGCACGTCGGCGTTGGCGCCGGTCGCGCCAGGGGCGGCCATCTTGTCGGCACCCTTCGCGGCCGCGATTGGGTTGCCTTGCTCGTCCACGTCGATGACGTCACCCGGCTTCGCGGCCACCGCGATGGCCGCGGCGGGCTCCTTGCTCGCTTCGGCACCGGGCGGCGCTGCCGGCTTCTTCATCGCGATCACGCCGACGGTGAGCAAGAGCACGCCGAGCGCGCTGGCCGCCGCGATCTTCTTGACCCGACGCTTCTTCGCCGCCGGATCGATGGTCGGCTCCGTCGGCTCGGTCTCCTGAGCCGCGGCCGTCTGCGGGCGCAGCTTGCGACCCATCTGGGACATCGCCCCCGAGGGCGCGGCGGCCGTGGTCCGGCGCGGCGCGTCGCCTTGGCGCTTGTGCTTGAGCTCCATCACCTTCGCCCCTGCTCCCTTGAAGAACTTCCCGACCCCGACGGCGGCGGCGCCGCCGAGCTTGGCGAACATGGCCCCGCCCTTCTTCGCCGCAGCGCCTGCCTCGACCGCCATGTTGGCGACCTTGCCACGCATCGCGGCGGCCTCTTCGTTCATCTCCGCCCCGTCCACGAAGTCGTCGTCGCCGAACGTGCCCTCGTCTTCGGTGCTGGCGGCGGCAGCGGTGAAGCCGCCGATGTTCGCGCCGCGCCCGCCGATCTCCGCGCCATCTTCGGAGTCGATCACGCTGGGCTCGGGGGTGTCGTCCGTCGCGCCGTCGTAGCGCAGCGCGACCACCAGCTGCGGCACCCGCGTCTGGGGGTCGATCACCACGTCCACGCCGTCGATCTGCGCGCCGCGGCGCTCGCCGGCGCCGACGTCCTCGATCTCCAGGTGGCGCCCGACCTTGAGGAACTCGAGGTTCGAGGCCACCTGAACCTGCTTGTGAGTGCCGGTGCGCACGCAGGCCTTCATCGGTGAGCCCAGCCCGTCGATGTGGAGACGCACGCGCATCCCCGCGCCGGCGGGCGACTGGCTCTCGTCCTTGTCGTGCCCTGGCTCCGCCTCCTGGGCCGTCTCGCCGGACATGCCGCACAGCGCCTTGAGCGCTTCGACGCTGCCGCTGTCCAGCGCGGTGAACTTGATGCCGAACTCGCCGCCT contains:
- a CDS encoding PilZ domain-containing protein, which codes for MSYEQERRASGMQRVPVQALVEICGRDVGGAPAFEAESIDVSGRGMQLRTAYLPEVGAPLVCRFENGGNEIVVEGAVAWRREGDRGGEFGIKFTALDSGSVEALKALCGMSGETAQEAEPGHDKDESQSPAGAGMRVRLHIDGLGSPMKACVRTGTHKQVQVASNLEFLKVGRHLEIEDVGAGERRGAQIDGVDVVIDPQTRVPQLVVALRYDGATDDTPEPSVIDSEDGAEIGGRGANIGGFTAAAASTEDEGTFGDDDFVDGAEMNEEAAAMRGKVANMAVEAGAAAKKGGAMFAKLGGAAAVGVGKFFKGAGAKVMELKHKRQGDAPRRTTAAAPSGAMSQMGRKLRPQTAAAQETEPTEPTIDPAAKKRRVKKIAAASALGVLLLTVGVIAMKKPAAPPGAEASKEPAAAIAVAAKPGDVIDVDEQGNPIAAAKGADKMAAPGATGANADVPLFGPTPMATMEPAPLGAVPGSADDAEGGEEAEDAKGAEAKEKAAASAAVEDEVFGESGDEGEKAGGDASPWGHGKLHEPVVHRLRLDKAGTKIQGAVNATGFTVVLPGVKVMESPDGIMQRDSRIARVKTKNGSSGAEISFQFKDGIPGYKVRLKKDSVEFLISSAAKQGGAGVASTGGKKAKKKTASVTNDKKAAKKASTGKKGGKATAKKKAKKKAG